ATTCTCTCTCTCATCTCTTCTCGGGGGACTCCTCTATTTTCCATTCCAAATGCGACATCATCTTGCACAGTAGCCCCGACAAATTGGTTATCCGGATTTTGAAAGACCATCCCTACATCTTTACGTATATCCCAAACGGTATCGTCATCTACTTTTTGACCATTAACGATAATCTCTCCGTCTTTAGGCATCAACAATCCATTAAGCAGTTTGGCAATGGTTGATTTTCCAGAGCCATTATGACCGATGATGGCAACCCATTCGCTTTCATAAATATCAAAGGAAACCTGATTTAATACCAGTTCTCCCTCTTCCTCATATTGAAAGGAAACATTCTTAAACTCTACTAACTTTTTACTATCCATCCAGACACCCCCTTCTCCTGTTTTTTTATTATGTAATTTGTTTTTTCTATTATGGTTATTATTTTACCCATAGCAGTTCATGAACGAAAGTAATTACTAAACAAAAGCTGATAAAGTTTAATAGCAATTCCGGCCAACGCTACGGAAATACACTACGCTTTCCACGGGCTTGAGCTCAGCCTCCTCGGTAAAAAGAAGACCACTTTTTTACCTGCGGGGTCTTCCCACTACGCTCTCCCGTAGGAGTCTCCGTGTATTTCCTCCGCTGGGTATTGAGAAGAATATATTTCATTATATTCTTCTCTATAAATTAAAAACAATAGATATCTTAAACTAAGCAAAACACATCAAAGATTAGTGAATCATCATTTTCCAATACAAAAAAAGGGCTTGGATAACCTCTGAGAGAGATTGAGTCCTGCCCCTTGCCGTTTGTAGTAAATTAAACCAACTCAATGATTGCCATTTTAGCGCCATCGCCTTGGCGTTCACCAAGTTTAAGAACACGTGTATATCCACCTTGTCTATCTTCATAGCGCGCAGCAACATCATCAAATAGTTTTTGAATTACGTTATTATCTTCATCCGCTTCTTTGTTGTATAAAAATGAAGCAGCTTGACGGCGTGCATGTAAGTCGCCACGCTTCCCAAGCGTAATCATTTTATCTACAATTGATCTTAACTCTTTCGCTTTTGCTTCTGTTGTTTCCACGCGCTCATGAATAATCACATCAGATGCAAGGTTGCGAAGAAGAGCCATGCGGTCATCTGTTCTACGTCCTAATTTTCTAGCCACGGACTATCCCTCCCTTTTTCGAAACTCTACAGGTGACTGGTTAAATCAGTCATCATCGCGAAGACCTAATCCTAGATCTTCCAATTTCACTTTTACTTCTTCTAATGATTTACGTCCTAAATTACGAACCTTCATCATATCTTCTTCTGATTTATTTGCAAGTTCTTGAACCGTGTTGATTCCAGCACGCTTCAAGCAGTTGTAAGAACGAACAGAAAGATCAAGCTCTTCAATGGTCATTTCCATTACTTTTTCTTTTTGATCTTCTTCTTTTTCAACCATAATTTCAACGCTCTGTGCTTCATCTGTTAAGCTGACAAAAATATTTAAATGCTCCGTGATAATTTTCGCACCTAAAGAAACAGCTTCTTCCGGGCGAATACTACCATCCGTTAAAACATCCAATGTCAGTTTATCATAATTAGCAATTTGACCGACACGTGTATTCTCAACTTGATAGGTAACACGTGATACCGGGGTGAAGATGGAATCAATCGGAATAACACCAATTGGTTGATCATCAAACTTGTTTTCTTCTGCCGGACGATAACCGCGGCCTCTTTCAGCAGTTAACTTCATATGCAGGCTGGCTTTACTGTTTAATGTCGCAATATGAAGGTCCGGGTTCATCACTTCCACATCACTGTCGTAAGTTAAGTCAGCAGCAGTCACTGCTCCTTCGCCTTGAACATCAATTTCCAATGTTTTTAAATCATCAGAGTAGATTTTAAGTGCAAGTTTTTTCAAGTTAAGAATGATAGTAGTTACATCCTCTACAACTCCGTCAATTGTTGAAAATTCGTGCAGTGCTCCATCAATATGAACAGATGTTACAGCAGCACCCGGTAGTGAGGATAGTAAGATACGACGCAAGGAGTTTCCAAGTGTGGCACCATATCCACGTTCTAGCGGTTCAACTACAAATTTCCCAAACGTAGCATCCTCGCTAATTTCAATCGTTTCAATTTTTGGTTTTTCTATCTCGATCATTTAACAAACCCTCCTTTAAAACGTCGAAACCCCGGCTAGACAAACAAAGTCTAACCGAAATTCCTCAAATAGGCAGTTGCGTTTCTGCGCTACCTAAAAATCTTTCGTACGAACTGTCTTTGGAATCTGTTTATCTACAACATGTAGATAACCGTATGTTTTATCAACCAGTATGACCAAGTTGATAAATTCTATACGGTTAAATTAAACACGACGACGTTTTGGTGGGCGGCAACCATTATGAGGAACTGGAGTTACGTCAACAATTGCCGTAACTTCTAATCCAGCAGCCTGTAAAGAGCGGATTGCAGCTTCACGTCCAGCGCCAGGTCCTTTAACAGTAACTTCTAATGTTTTCATGCCGTTTTCGATTGCAGACCGTGCAGCTGTTTCAGCAGCCATTTGTGCAGCAAACGGAGTTGATTTTTTAGATCCTTTGAAACCAAGAGCACCAGCAGAGCTCCATCCAATCGCATTACCTTGTGTATCCGTAACAGTAACAATCGTATTGTTAAACGTTGAACGGATATGGGCAATACCAGATTCTATATTCTTTTTCACACGACGTTTACGCGTATTTGTTTTACGTGCCATTAGTAAGCTTACCTCCTTACATTACTTTTTCTTGTTAGCCATTGTTTTACGTGGGCCTTTACGTGTACGGGAGTTGTTCTTTGTTTTTTGTCCACGAGCCGGTAATCCGCGACGGTGGCGAATACCTCTATAAGAGCCGATTTCAATCAAACGTTTAATATTGAGAGACACTTCACGACGAAGGTCACCTTCTGTCGTATAGTTTTCAACCGCTTGACGAATTCTTGCTAATTCGTCTTCCGTTAAATCACGAACACGAGTACTTTCAGAAACGCCTGCTTCTTTAAGGATTTCCTGTGCTGTAGTTTTTCCGATACCATAAACATAAGTCAGGGAAATTACTACACGTTTATCACGTGGAACATCAATACCTGCAATACGTGCCATAGAATGCTAGCACCTCCTATTTTTTAGCCTTGTTTTTGTTTGTGTTTTGGATTATCACAAATCACCATTACTTTACCTTTGCGTTTGATGACTTTGCATTTCTCGCAAATTGGTTTTACAGATGCTCTTACCTTCATCATCATTACCTCCTTTTAGATCGGAGCTCGTTTATTTATAACGGTACGTTATTCGTCCTTTGGTTAAATCATACGGAGAAAGTTCAACCGTTACTTTATCGCCTGGCAAAATGCGGATAAAGTGCATACGGATTTTGCCAGATACATGCGCCAATACGGTGTGGCCATTTTCAAGCTCCACTTTAAACATCGCATTCGGCAATGTATCTGTCACTGTACCTTCTACTTCAATAACATCATCTTTCGCCATTGTGTGTGATCTCCCTTCTTCAAATCAGTTACAACCTTATCTAAATTTAGGATAAGCTTCATTTCCCTTTTGTGACAAGCCGTTCTTGCTATTGCTGCTCACGTTCATCATTAGGGAAACATTCATTGTACATTTAGCGCACTATCATCATCTAAAGATGATTCATCAGGGCACTGCTTCCTCCATGGGCCAGCGTAAAACAACCGACCGTTCACAACCGAGACATCAATTGTACTGACCTGAATCACTATCCTGCATCATACGTACAAATGGACCTCAGTAAAAAAATCAATTTGTTAACGTATATCTGCTCTCACCATCACCTAGGCAATTGTTCGTTTATATCAAAAGGTTGATGAACCAATTTTTATCGTGTTTGATAAAAGCATTACACATTATCCCACCTATTATAACGTGCAGAGTCAAGATTTGCATCTATTCTGTTCGTTAAAAGGCTTGACTTATTTATCCAAAATGGATTCAATGTCGGAGAAGACGTCGTCGATATCACGATCACCGTCTACTTTCACAAGATATCCTTTATCCTGATAAAAATCAAGTAATGGCTGTGTTTGCTCTACGTTAACGGCTAACCGTTTTTTTACCGTTTCAGGTTGATCATCATCTCGCTGAATTAACTGGGAGCCATCCTTATCGCAAATGCCTTCCTCTTTTGGGGGATTATAAACGACATGATAAGTTGTTCCGCAAGTCGGACAAATTCTCCGTCCAGTTAAACGCTCTACCAATTTTTCTTCTGGTACGTCCACATGAATTACATGGTCGATGGTTCTATTCAAATCAGCAGTCAATTTTTGCAGTGCTTCAGCCTGGGCAATTGTACGCGGAAATCCATCTAATAAAAATCCTTTTGCACAATCGTCCTTTGCTAAGCGCTCCTTGACAATACCAATCGTTACTTCGTCTGGAACAAGATTTCCTTGATCCATATATTCCTTCGCTTTTTTTCCAAGATCTGTACCCTCTTTAATAGCTGACCGGAACATATCCCCAGTTGAAATGTGGGGGATATGATATTTTTCTTCTATTTTTTCGGCCTGTGTACCTTTCCCGGCACCAGGTAGCCCCATTAAGATTAAATTCATTGTTTCCCCTCGCTTTTGTAGACAGGAAATTTATTTAATAAACCCTTTATAATGTCGCTTCACAAGCTGACCTTCTAATTGTTTCATGGTTGTTAATGCAACCCCGACAACGATAATCAAGCTCGTACCGCCGATTTGAACTGTCTGCGGCAGATTAGCGAGACCGCCCAGAATAATCGGGAATACAGAAACAGCCGCTAAGAATAAGGCGCCGACAAAGGTCAATCTGCGAATAACCCTTGTTAAATACGTTTCTGAATTATGCCCCGGACGAATACCAGGAATGTAACCGCCTTGCCTTTGCAAGTTCTCTGACATTTGCTCCGGATTAACCTGAACAAACGTATAGAAATAAGAGAAAGCAATAATCAGTGCAACATAGATGACCATGCCTACAGGCTGTGTATAATCAAAAATGTACGACACTGCATTGGCTACTTGGTTCCCCTCAAAAAAGCCGGCTATCGTCGTTGGTGCGACCATAAAGGCAATCGCAAAAATGACTGGAATAACCCCTGCTGCATTGACCTTAATTGGCAGATGCGTAGACTGTCCGCCTACTGGATTACGATTTACCAGTTTCTTCGCATACTGTACCGGAATTTTACGCAATGCTTCGTTTACGAAAATAATTCCAACCGTCACAGCAATAATAACCAGGACAATTAACGTTACAATAACAATATTGATAAACAATTCACTTCCCGGGTTCGAGAAATATTGATTATATATTTGAGCGGCGCCATTCGGGATAGCAGCAACAATACCGGCAAAGATAATGATGGAAATACCATTACCAACTCCATGCGCAGTAATTTGTTCCCCTAACCACATAAGAAAAGCTGTACCGCCTGTTAAAACAACTGCAATCATCAAGAACTTCATAACGCCGGGGTCATGAATCAATAACCCGCCTGCCATCGCATTGAAGCCGACAGACATTGCAATTGCTTGAATAAAAGCTATACCGATCGCTGCATAACGTGTTACTTGAGCGATTTTTTTCCGTCCCATTTCTCCTTGCTTTTTCCATTCAGCAAACTTTGGAACAACATCCATTTGTAACAGCTGCATAATAATTGATGCGGTGATATAAGGCATGATTCCCATTGCAAAAATAGAGAAGTTTTCAAGTGCCCCGCCGCCGAAAGTATTAATGAAGCCAAACATATTCTGCTGGTCCATCATAAAACTGAGGGCGGATCTATCCGTAAAAGGTACAGGAATAAACGTACCAATACGGAATACAACAAGCATTAGCAGTGTAAATATAATTTTATTTCTTATATCTGTTACACGAAAAAAATTGGAGAGTGTCTGAAACAAATTAGATCACCTCAGATTGACCGCCCGCTGCCTCAATTGCTTCTTTCGCTGATGCAGAGAACTTATGAGCTTTTACAGTCAGTTTCTTTTCTAATTGACCTTTTCCAAGAACCTTAATTCCAGCATTCAATTTGCTTACGACACCAGTTTCTAATAACAGTTCCGGAGTAACCTCCGTTCCTTCTTCAAAGCGATTCAGCGTGTCAAGGTTCACAATTGCATATTCTTTACGGTTAACGTTGGTAAACCCACGTTTTGGTAAACGTTGGAATAAAGGCATTTGACCACCTTCAAAACCAAGTCTTACACCACCGCCGGAACGTGCTTTTTGACCTTTATGCCCACGACCAGAAGTTTTACCGTTACCGGAAGACATTCCGCGACCTACACGGTTTCTTTCCTTACGGGATCCTTCTGCTGCTTTTAATTCATGAAGTTTCATGCGAGCACCTCCTCTTTACAATAGATTTATTATACTTCTTTAACTGTCAATAAGTGGGACACTTTGTTAACCATACCGCGAATGGCTGGAGTATCTTCACGTACGACTGATTGACGAATTTTCTTTAACCCCAATGCTTCAACAGTTTTACGTTGAACGTCACTGCCACCGATAACACTGCGAGTGAGGGTTATTTCCAATTTTTTAGACATCGTGATTCCCTCCTTATCCTAACAGTTCTTCAACAGACTTTCCACGTAATTTCGCTACGTCCTCAGCTGTTTTTAAGTTTGTTAAACCGTTCAATGTAGCACGGATAACGTTGATTGGTGTGTTAGATCCTAATGATTTTGTCAGGATATCACCTACACCAGCAAGCTCTAAAATCGCACGTACTGGACCGCCAGAGATAACTCCAGTACCTTCAGAAGCAGGCTTCATCAATACATTACCAGAACCAAATTGTCCATGAATTTGATGTGGAATGGTTGTGCCTACGATTGGTACAGTAATTAAGTTTTTCTTCGCGTCATCTACTGCTTTTTTAATTGCTTCAGGTACTTCTTGTGCTTTACCGGTACCGAAACCAACGTGACCGTTTTTGTCACCTACAACAACTAATGCTGCAAAGCGGAAACGGCGTCCACCTCTTACAACCTTTGCAACACGGTTGACCGTAACAACACGTTCTTCAATATCTAATTTGCTCGGATCAATATTCGTATTCATTATAGATGCTTACCTCCTTTTACTTTTAAAATTCAAGGCCTTCCTCACGAGCTGCCTCTGCTAAAGCTTTGATACGTCCATGATATAAATAACCACCACGATCAAATACAACGGATTTATATCCTTTGTCAATTGCACGTTTTGCAACAGCTGCCCCTACTTCTTTTGCAGCTTCAACATTCTTACCGTCAATTCCAAGTTCTTTATCGACTGTAGAAGCACTTGCAAGGGTTACGCCGTTTACATCATCTATTAATTGAACATAAATGTTTTTATTGGAACGGAACACATTTAAACGTGGACGTTCTGCAGTTCCTGATAATGTTCTGCGCACACGATTGTGACGCTTTTTACGAATAACATTTTTGTCAGGCTTTGTAATCATCTGGGTCACTCCTTTCTGGGCTGACTAAACTTACTTAGCAGTTTTACCTTCTTTACGACGTACATATTCATCCGCATATTTAATTCCTTTACCTTTATATGGTTCAGGTGGGCGGATTGCACGAATATTAGCAGCAACTGCTCCTACTAATTCTTTATCAATACCTTTAACAACGATTTGTGTGTTATTAGGTATTTCAATGTCAATACCATCAATTGGGTCAAGTTCAACAGGATGTGAATAACCAGCGTTAACAACTGTTTTGTCTCCCTGTTTTTGAACACGGTAACCAACACCGTTGATTTCCAATGATTTTTCAAAACCTGTACTTACTCCAACTACCATATTATTAATTAAAGTGCGGGTCGTACCATGTAGTGCACGGTGATCTTTGTGATCACTTGGGCGTTCAAATGTTACGATATTACCCTCAACGTTTATTTTAATATCCGGATGAAAATCTCTTGTTAATTCACCCTTTGGTCCTTTTACAGTCAGTGTATTTTCGTCGAAATTCAACTCTACACCTTCTGGAATTTCAATAGGCTTCAGTCCGACACGAGACATTCCTTGCACCTCCTCTTTTAAAAATAAGTTCTTACCAAACGTACGCTAATACTTCGCCGCCAACCGCTTGGGAACGAGCTTCTTTATCAGAAAGCATTCCGTTAGAAGTGGATACGATAGCAATGCCAAGTCCATTCAATACACGTGGTACTTCGTTCGCTTTAGCATATACGCGTAAACCTGGTTTACTGATACGTTTAATACCTGTAATCACTCTATCTTCATTTGCACTGTATTTTAAGAAGATACGTAATATACCTTGTTTATTGTCTTCAACCATCTCATAGTCCTTCACGTAGCCTTCACGTTTCAGGATATCAGCGATCTCTTTTTTTATTTTAGAAGCAGGAAGCTCTAATTGTTCATGTTTAACCATGTTCGCATTACGGATGCGAGTAAGCATATCTGCAATTGGATCTGTCATAACCATTACTAATTACCTCCTTCCCGAATCGGGGATTACCAACTTGCTTTTTTGACACCAGGAATTTGACCTTTATAGGCAAGTTCACGGAAACAAATACGGCAAAGTTTAAATTTACGAATGACGGAATGCGGGCGACCACAGCGTTCGCAACGTGTATATTCTTGTACTTTATATTTTTGCGGGCGCTTTTGTTTCGCAATCATAGATTTTTTAGCCAAAATTTTCCCTCCTTGTATTAGCTTTTAGCTTACTTTTGGAAAGGCATGCCCAGGCCAGCTAAAAGTTCACGGGCTTCTTCGTCTGTGTTAGAAGTTGTTACAACAACAATATCCATACCACGGACTTTATTTACTTTATCATAATTAATTTCCGGGAAAATCAACTGTTCTTTTACACCTAATGTGTAATTTCCACGACCATCGAATGCTTTTTTAGAAATACCACGGAAGTCACGTACACGTGGAAGTGATACAGCGATCAGTTTTTGCAAGAAGTCATACATGCGTTCTCCACGCAATGTAACTTTTGCACCAATCGGCATTCCTTCACGGAGACGGAAACCTGCGATGGATTTCTTAGCACGGGTAATCAATGGTTTTTGACCGGAAATTAATGCTAATTCTTCAACAGCACTATCTAATGCTTTAGAGTTTTGTACAGCGTCACCAACACCCATGTTGATCACGATTTTCTCTATTTTAGGTACTTCCATTACAGAATCATAATTGAATTTATTCATTAAAGATGAAGTGATTTCATCATTATATTTTTGTTTTAATTCGTTCATGTGTTAGCCCTCCTTTCACAGAAAAACTTATTTATCTAATGCTTCACCGGATTTTTTAGCAATACGGATTTTTTTACCTTCTTTTATTTCATAGCCAACACGGGTTGGTTCTCCGGATTTCGGATCAACCGGCAGTACATTAGAAACATGAATTGGAGCTTCGATATTCAAAATTCCGCCTTGCGGATTATCTTGAGACGGCTTCGCATGTTTTTGAATCATGTTCACGCCTTCTACCAATACACGCTCTTTTTTCGGAAATGCTTCTAGTACAGTACCTTCTTTACCACGGTCTTTGCCGGATAACACTTTGACTTTATCACCTTTTTTTACATGCATGCTTTACGCACCTCCTTGATGAGGAAATTTACATTTATAAAACTTCTGGAGCTAGAGATACGATTTTCATGAATTGAGCTTCACGTAATTCACGTGCAACAGGTCCGAAGATACGAGTTCCTCTTGGACTTTTGTCATCACGAACAATTACGGCAGCATTTTCATCAAAACGGATGTAAGAACCATCTTTACGACGGGCACCAGATTTAGAACGTACAATAACTGCTTTTACGACTTCACCTTTTTTGACAACGCCCCCTGGTGTTGCTTGTTTCACCGTACAAACGACAACATCACCAATGTTGGCAGTTTTGCGACCAGAACCGCCTAATACTTTAATGGTTAATACTTCACGAGCACCAGAGTTATCTGCAACCTTTAAACGGGTTTCTTGTTGAATCATAACACTGTGACCTCCCTTCGGATACCTTCCGAGCGAACTTTATTAAATAATTACCGCTTCTTCGACTACTTCTACTAAACGGAAACGCTTGGTAGCTGATAGCGGGCGAGTTTCCATGATGCGTACGACATCGCCAGTTTTTGCAACGTTGTTTTCATCATGTGTTTTGAATTTCTTAGAATACTTCACACGTTTTCCATAAAGTTTATGGAATTTGTAAGTTTCAACTAAAACTGTAATCGTTTTGTCCATTTTGTCGGATACAACACGACCACTATAAACTTTACGATCATTACGTTCAGACATTGAGGTTAACCTCCTCTTTAGTTATTTACGCTTAATTCGCGCTCGCGAACAACCGTTTTAAGACGAGCAATAGATTTACGTACTTCACGGATACGTGCAGTGTTTTCCAATTGGCCGGTAGCTAATTGGAAACGTAAATTAAATAGCTCTTCTTTTAACGTTTTTACATTTTTTTCAATTTCGGCAGTGGTTAAATCTCTGATTTCTTTAGCCTTCATTGCTTTCACCACCAATTTCTTCACGTTTTACAAATTTCGTTTTAATAGGTAATTTATGAGCTGCAAGACGAAGTGCTTCACGAGCTACCTCTTCAGGTACACCTGCAATTTCAAACATAATTTTACCTGGTTTTACTACTGCTACCCATCCTTCTGGAGCACCTTTACCGGAACCCATCCGAACTTCTAAAGGCTTTGCAGTGTAAGGTTTGTCTGGAAAGATTTTGATCCAAACTTTACCGCCACGTTTCATGTAACGCGTCATTGCAATACGCGCTGCCTCGATTTGACGGCTTGTAATCCAAGAAGCCTCAACTGCTTGTAAACCGTATTCTCCGAAAGAAACAGCTGTACCGCCTTTTGCTTGGCCTCTCATTTTACCACGATGTTGTCTACGATATTTAACACGTTTAGGCATTAACATAGTAATGAGCCCCCTCCCTTATTTATCGGTTTTTGTTGGAAGGACTTCTCCACGATAGATCCATACTTTAACGCCTAATTTACCATACGTTGTATCAGCTTCTGCTGTACCGTAGTCAATGTCAGCACGTAAAGTATGAAGTGGTACTGTTCCTTCACTATAATGTTCTGCACGAGCGATATCTGCACCGCCTAGACGTCCAGATACTTGCGTTTTAATTCCTTTTGCTCCGGCACGCATCGCACGTTGGATAGCTTGCTTTTGTGCACGGCGGAATGAAATACGATTTTCTAATTGACGAGCAATATTATCAGCTACAAGTGTTGCATCAAGATCTACTTTTTTGATTTCAACAATATTGATATGAACTCGTTTGCCAGTTAAGTTGTTTAAAGATTTACGTAATGCTTCTACTTCCGAACCGCCTTTACCAATGACCATTCCCGGTTTTCCGGTATGAATCGTGATATTCACGCGGTTTGCTGCGCGTTCAATTTCAATAGAAGAAACAGAAGCCGTTTTTAGACGCTCATCAAGATATTCTCTGATTTTAATATCTTCGTGTAGTAAGTCTGCATAGTCTTTTCCAGCATACCATTTAGATTCCCAGTCTTTAATGACACCTATGCGAAGACCTGTTGGATTCACTTTTTGACCCACTGACTATCCCTCCTTCTTTTCAGTTACCACAACGGTAATGTGGCTAGTACGTTTATTGATTCTGCTTGCACGTCCTTGTGCACGTGCGCGGAAACGTTTCAAAGTAGCACCTTCGTTAACAAAAGCTTCGGATACTACTAAATTATCTGCATCCATTTCATAGTTGTGCTCTGCATTGGCAATTGCAGAATTTAAAACTTTTTCTACTACTGGAGAAGCTCCACGCTGAGTATGTTTTAAAATAGCGATTGCTTCGCCAACTTGTTTTCCTCGAATTAGATCTATAACTAAACGAACCTTACGAGGAGCAATACGAACTGTTTTCGCAACGGCTTTAGCTTGCATGCCTGGTACCTCCTCTCATTAGCGTCTTGTTTTTTTATCGTCACCAGCGTGTCCTCTGTACGTACGAGTTGGCGCGAATTCACCCAATTTATGACCGACCATATCTTCCGTGATATATACTGGCACATGCTTGCGTCCATCATATACTGCAACGGTATGACCAACAAATTGCGGGAAGATGGTAGAGCGGCGAGACCATGTTTTTACTACTTGCTTCTTATCATCGGTGTTCAGCACTTCAATTTTCTTCATTAGATGGTCATCTGCAAAAGGTCCTTTTTTCAAACTGCGACCCATGGATAAGCCTCCTTCCGGGGATTAGAGACGGGTGTTTCAGCCCGTCCGTTTTTCCGTTTATTTTTTACGTCTACGAACGATATACTTATCAGTTGGTTTATTACGTTGACGTGTTTTGTAACCAAGTGTTGGTTTGCCCCAAGGTGACATTGGTGATTTACGTCCGATTGGTGCGCGTCCTTCACCACCACCATGTGGGTGATCATTAGGGTTCATAACAGAACCGCGGACAGTTGGGCGTTTACCTTTCCAACGGGAACGGCCGGCTTTACCTACACGGATTAGTTCATGTTCAATGTTACCTACTTGACCGATAGTAGCACGGCAGCTTGTTAAAATTAAACGAACTTCTCCGGAAGCAAGACGAACCAATGTATACTTTTCTTCACGTCCGAGGATTTGCGCTTCTGCCCCAGCAGAACGAGCTAATTGTCCTCCGCGTCCCGGTTTTAATTCAATGTTGTGAATAACAGTACCTACTGGAATATTACCCAATGGCAATGCGTTCCCTGTTTTGATATCTGCATTTTCACCAGATTCAATTACTTGTCCTACTTTGATATTTTTCGGAGCAAGGATGTAACGTTTTTCCCCATCAGCATAATGGATTAATGCAATATTTGCTGAACGGTTGGGATCGTATTCGATTGTAGCAATGCGTCCTGGTACACCGTCTTTATCGCGTTTAAAGTCAATAATACGATATTGGCGTTTATGGCCGCCGCCATGATGACGAACCGTTAATTTCCCTTGGTTATTACGTCCACCACGTTTAGATAATGGAGTTAA
The nucleotide sequence above comes from Oceanobacillus timonensis. Encoded proteins:
- the rpsQ gene encoding 30S ribosomal protein S17, which codes for MSERNDRKVYSGRVVSDKMDKTITVLVETYKFHKLYGKRVKYSKKFKTHDENNVAKTGDVVRIMETRPLSATKRFRLVEVVEEAVII
- a CDS encoding type Z 30S ribosomal protein S14, producing the protein MAKKSMIAKQKRPQKYKVQEYTRCERCGRPHSVIRKFKLCRICFRELAYKGQIPGVKKASW
- the rplE gene encoding 50S ribosomal protein L5, with protein sequence MNELKQKYNDEITSSLMNKFNYDSVMEVPKIEKIVINMGVGDAVQNSKALDSAVEELALISGQKPLITRAKKSIAGFRLREGMPIGAKVTLRGERMYDFLQKLIAVSLPRVRDFRGISKKAFDGRGNYTLGVKEQLIFPEINYDKVNKVRGMDIVVVTTSNTDEEARELLAGLGMPFQK
- the rplN gene encoding 50S ribosomal protein L14; the protein is MIQQETRLKVADNSGAREVLTIKVLGGSGRKTANIGDVVVCTVKQATPGGVVKKGEVVKAVIVRSKSGARRKDGSYIRFDENAAVIVRDDKSPRGTRIFGPVARELREAQFMKIVSLAPEVL
- the rpsC gene encoding 30S ribosomal protein S3, translated to MGQKVNPTGLRIGVIKDWESKWYAGKDYADLLHEDIKIREYLDERLKTASVSSIEIERAANRVNITIHTGKPGMVIGKGGSEVEALRKSLNNLTGKRVHINIVEIKKVDLDATLVADNIARQLENRISFRRAQKQAIQRAMRAGAKGIKTQVSGRLGGADIARAEHYSEGTVPLHTLRADIDYGTAEADTTYGKLGVKVWIYRGEVLPTKTDK
- the rpsH gene encoding 30S ribosomal protein S8, with protein sequence MVMTDPIADMLTRIRNANMVKHEQLELPASKIKKEIADILKREGYVKDYEMVEDNKQGILRIFLKYSANEDRVITGIKRISKPGLRVYAKANEVPRVLNGLGIAIVSTSNGMLSDKEARSQAVGGEVLAYVW
- the rplX gene encoding 50S ribosomal protein L24; amino-acid sequence: MHVKKGDKVKVLSGKDRGKEGTVLEAFPKKERVLVEGVNMIQKHAKPSQDNPQGGILNIEAPIHVSNVLPVDPKSGEPTRVGYEIKEGKKIRIAKKSGEALDK
- the rplP gene encoding 50S ribosomal protein L16; translated protein: MLMPKRVKYRRQHRGKMRGQAKGGTAVSFGEYGLQAVEASWITSRQIEAARIAMTRYMKRGGKVWIKIFPDKPYTAKPLEVRMGSGKGAPEGWVAVVKPGKIMFEIAGVPEEVAREALRLAAHKLPIKTKFVKREEIGGESNEG
- the rpmC gene encoding 50S ribosomal protein L29, with translation MKAKEIRDLTTAEIEKNVKTLKEELFNLRFQLATGQLENTARIREVRKSIARLKTVVRERELSVNN
- the rplB gene encoding 50S ribosomal protein L2 → MAIKKYRPTSNGRRNMSGSDFAEITTNTPERSLLTPLSKRGGRNNQGKLTVRHHGGGHKRQYRIIDFKRDKDGVPGRIATIEYDPNRSANIALIHYADGEKRYILAPKNIKVGQVIESGENADIKTGNALPLGNIPVGTVIHNIELKPGRGGQLARSAGAEAQILGREEKYTLVRLASGEVRLILTSCRATIGQVGNIEHELIRVGKAGRSRWKGKRPTVRGSVMNPNDHPHGGGEGRAPIGRKSPMSPWGKPTLGYKTRQRNKPTDKYIVRRRKK
- the rpsS gene encoding 30S ribosomal protein S19, which codes for MGRSLKKGPFADDHLMKKIEVLNTDDKKQVVKTWSRRSTIFPQFVGHTVAVYDGRKHVPVYITEDMVGHKLGEFAPTRTYRGHAGDDKKTRR
- the rplV gene encoding 50S ribosomal protein L22, giving the protein MQAKAVAKTVRIAPRKVRLVIDLIRGKQVGEAIAILKHTQRGASPVVEKVLNSAIANAEHNYEMDADNLVVSEAFVNEGATLKRFRARAQGRASRINKRTSHITVVVTEKKEG